AACTGCTTTGTACTCGCCTTCACCACTCCCGGAATAAACGGCGACCCGGTAAAGCTCACACCAAACCTGTTCGAGCTATAACTCGGCTTCACCACAGGCGCGCCCGTCAGCGAAAAGTTCGTCGCATCCAACGCACCGTTGCCACCTTGATAGAACACCGCTCCATGCGGCTGCGTAGGATTGAATCCTCGAAACCCTCCTCCCCCACCGCCTCCACCACGTCCCCCTCCACCACCTCCGCCCCGTCCCCCGAATCCTCCGCCCGGGCCGCCAAATCCTCCCCCACCCATCATTCCGCCCAGCATCCCCGCCACCGTATTTGCGATATCGCCAACCGCTCCACCCTGCCGTTGCGCCTGTGCAATCGCATCCTGCACCCGCTCCCGGATGTCGTCTTCGCTATATCCCGCAAGACCATTTGTCTGCCCCACAGCACCATTCACAGTGACCGAATCGCTGGCCGCCGCTTCGCCTCCGCCCAGCCCCGACAACGATGGAAGTTGAGCCCCAGCGTTTCCTCCGCCCGCCGTCGCATCCGCAGACCCCGACGCATCTCCCGTCACACTTAACGCCTGCAATCCACGCGCAACTCCCGCACTCGCTGCCGCCGTCTGCCGCTCCTCCTGCTGTTGCACCCGTGAAGCCAGCTGCAACCCAAACTCCGCCACCTGCGCCGGCTTGCCGCCATTCTGTCCGGCAGCGTTGATTAGAACCTCCTTCGTCTCCGTTGCAAACGCCGCCAGCTCCGTCTTCACCACATAGCGGCCGTTGCGTGGAACCGTCATTGCAAACGCACCATTCACGTCCGTTGTCGTCGCATACTTCTTCCCGGTCAGGGTGTTGCTTGCTGTCACAGCAACTCCTGGCAAGGGAACCGCTCCAGCCTTCACCGTTCCGGTAATCGTCCCGCCACTCGCCTCAACCGCAGCAGGCACCCCCCCATTCTGGGTCACCGCCGGCGTAGCCGGTTGAGTCGGCGTCACAGTCTGCCCCCACGCACTCCCAACCAACGCCAGGCCCAACGCCATCCATCGAATCGATCCCCGCACCTTTACCTCGCCTCGCTCCATCGCCCGACAACTCATGGCTCGCACTACTGTGGAACCGCGCCGGTCTTCGCCGGAGCAGCAGCCCCCGTCGGAGCCGCAGCAGACCCGCTGCCATCAAGCTCGCGTCTTCGCCTTCGCGCCACCGACGCAGCATCAGACACCCCCAGCTCCGTCGGCACAAACAACCCATTCTTCAGCGCCCCTCGTCCCGCTACCGCATCTCCAACCTTCACATCCGCGAGCGTAATACTCTCCCCGGCTGCTCTATCTCCGGAGCCCGCTCCCGCACCGCTCCCTCTTCCACCCCCTGGCCCCAGCTCGGTCACTCCCGCACCGCTCGCAAGTATCCCCATCCCGCGGCCGCCGCGCTTGAACGAGGTCTGCTCATCCACCCCAATCACCTGGGTCACACCATCCGGACGCAACACCGTCAGCTTCAGCGCGTCCATATCGATCGCCGTCACCCTCCCAGTGATATAGACCTTACCCATACCCTCCCGTGCCTTCTTCACCTGTTCGGCGTCCATCACGCCGACAAACACGGCATGTACCGTCTTCGTCGCAGGGTCGAGCACGCCCATCGCCCCCACACCATCGCCCGCCTTGATATCTGCAACCTTCACCGGCTGCCGGTCCTTGCTCACTCGCGTATTTGCCGAGAAAACAACCTGGTACACCTCGCCCGCCTCGGTCTTCACCGTCAAATGGTCGGCGGTCGCGGTCGTCACAGTCCCGCGTACCATCTGCCCACCCGCAAAGACAGGGCCGTCCCCGGGGTCGTCATTCCCCTGCTGAGCGCGCACTGTCGACGGTAGAACTGCCGCAACCATCAGCAGCATCACCGTTCCACAGGGCCCAATCCGCCGCCGTCTCATCTCCCGCCACCGCCTCGCCTTTTATCTCGACTCCAATGCTCATACAGACGATCTCCCAGCGCGAAAGACTCTAGGCGTCCGCAAAACATCCGGTACAACCGCCAAAGCTCAAGGGTTGTTTTCTTCCTGCGCAATAGCTGCACTACACTACCCAAATGCATGAGGTAGCCCACGCACCCCACACCCACGGCCCCCACATCGAAGGCCACTTCGAATCCTCCGAGGCCGTTCGCGATATCGTCATCGGCCTCTCCGACGGCCTCACTGTACCGTTCGCTCTCGCCGCCGGACTCTCCGGCGCAGTCGCCTCCTCGCACATCGTCGTCCTCGCCGGTCTTGCAGAAATAGCCGCTGGCTCCATCGCAATGGGCCTCGGCGGCTACCTCGCCGCCCGCGGAGATGCCGAACACTACGTCTCCGAACGCCTCCGCGAAGAACGAGAGATCGTCGAACGCACCCGCGACGAAGAAGAAGAGATCTACGAGATCTTCGAGCACTACGACGTCGATCGCGCCAGTGCGACACCAGTCCTCAATGCACTCAAAGAGAATCCCACCGCATGGGTCGACTTCATGATGCGCTTCGAACTGGGCCTCGAAGAGCCCGCCGCGAACCGTGCTCACCGCTCAGCACTCACAATCGCAATCTCCTACATCGCCGGTGGCTTCATCCCGCTTCTGCCTTACATGCTCGTGGCGGACAACTTCACCGCACTCAAACTCTCCGTCGTCATCACGCTCATCGCCCTCGCAGTCTTCGGAGCTCTGAAGGGGAAGCTGGTAGGCACCGGCTGGCTGCGCAGCGCCCTCCAGACCGTCCTCATCGGCGGAGCCGCGGCAGCGGTTGCCTATACGCTCGCGCGCCTTCTCAACGCTCATTCAACCACCTAGAACACGTCATCTCGACCGAAGCAACGAACACTTCATCGTTCGTTGCGCAGCGGAGAGATCCCTGTATTTCGCTCAGCGCCACTACGCAGCGCGGGCCATCTCCTATTGACCGCCAAGCGTAAGTTCTCACCCTGTCAAGCCCCCGGAAACCATAAGTCCCATCCAGTCATCAACATCCACGTGGCGTATGAGTTATCACCAGATCGCTATAATGGAATTGGAAGGTAAGAAAAGCCCCGACAGTCATCGGGGCTTTTTTGCATTCACCGGTAACTGCTTTAGAAAGACGTATTTGCGTCTAACTCTTTTGGAATGAATATTTTGCAATTTCGTTTAAAGCGTAAGATATTGAAAATAAGTGGCTTATCGGAAAATACCCCCCAGGGGGTACCTCACCGGACGGTAGGCTCATGACGCCAACCAGCCTTCGAAGGGCTAGATCTAGTGAACGAGCAACGCAGACACCGCGACAATGATCCCGGCTGCCCCAAGTGAGAGCCCAAGAAGAAAATAGGCCCGTTTGCGGGTGAATAGGGTTATCGAGCATAAAACCACCGCAATCTGCAGTAACGCCTCTCCAAGATCATAACGAGAGGCCTTCGCCTCAGCCCGAGTCACCTCAGCTTCGAACTCACGAGCCTTATCCTGCTCCTCGGAGAGATCTTCCTTCCACTTCTCGATGTGAGCCTCATATTCCTTACGCTTTGCTTCAGTAGCAGTTGCGTTGACGGTAGGCTCCATCGCAAGAAGATCCAGCGTGACCGCCAGATTATCCATGCGAATCTTCTTCGCCTGGTACTCATTCCACTGGTCGCCAGCGCGCGATTGCATAAGCACAGCCTCGGTGTGAGTGCGATGCCCAAGCACAGTGACCATCGCAACCAGCACCGCCAGGATCGAGATCCCAAGCGAGATGCTCTTCAACGACTCCCCGCCGGACTCTCCCGACTCCTTCATCTGATTGGCAAATTCCGAGACTTCATTGGCTTCCATAGTGGAACGATTCTAGACCGTGGACCCCCGCCCCGGCGGTGATAAACAAATTTCTAGGAGCAATCGCAGTCAACACGCAAATAAATGAACATTTCTTACCCGCGTATTTACTGGACGAAAACAACTTTTCTACAGGAAACCGAGATTATTCACAGCCTTGCGCTTGCGCAGAGGCCTAGTCGCTGATAATCTCAGGAAGTCGCAAAGAGACATACGGCAAGAAACGAAGTGATAAGCATAAAGCTTGCACAGAGACGAAAAGCACGATACTCTAGGTGAGAAGTAAAGCAACACTGCTTCGCACCTTGGCTCTGGCAACACAAGAGCAAGTAACAAGGGAAGACGGAGCGCAGTCCAAGCGTTTGATATCGGTTTAGAGCCTAACGGCCTACCGGCAATCCAAACCCAAGCCACTGCAGTCGATTTGGAAATACCAGGAGCTAAGTGCTCTGCGTTCGTTTTCGAACGTCACGATGTTTTGATATTTTGTGCTGAGCGGATGATTGTCGAACTCCTATCTAGTATTCGAGCCGAATAAAGCTTGAAGAAATAAGAATAAGTGTTGACAAGCGAGATGAAGGTTGATAATCTCGAAAAGTTCGCTAAAACGTCACACGCTACTGAATGGCACCTCGCAGAGCCGAAACAAGGCCACAGAGAGAGCTAGAAGTAGGTAGCAAACACAGACGACAACAGCGCATCAAGTTCGAGGACACGAATATGGCTTATGCCGATTCAGTCCTTGATCCAAAGCTGCCCGCTTAGGTGGATGCAGTCCGGATCTTTGACAACATAGTTGAACGTGCCAGTCGTGAGATGATACGAAATTTGGTTTAGTCATTCTCACTAGTTATAAACCTCCGGGTGTTTTCGAGCACCGGGGGCGCTTGATCCGCACCGACCCCTGTCGATGTGCGGCAAGCAAACCAAGATTAAACGAGAGTTTGATCCTGGCTCAGAATCAACGCTGGCGGCGTGCCTAACACATGCAAGTCGCACGAGAAAGGGTAGCAATACCTGAGTAAAGTGGCGCACGGGTGAGTAACACGTGACTAATCTACCCTCGAGTGGGGAATAACTGAGAGAAATCTTAGCTAATACCGCATAACACTTACGAGTCAAAGCAGCAATGCGCTTGGGGAGGAGGTCGCGGCCGATTAGCTAGTTGGCGGGGTAATGGCCCACCAAGGCGATGATCGGTATCCGGCCTGAGAGGGCGCACGGACACACTGGAACTGAAACACGGTCCAGACTCCTACGGGAGGCAGCAGTGGGGAATTTTGCGCAATGGGGGAAACCCTGACGCAGCAACGCCGCGTGGAGGATGAAATATCTT
This Tunturibacter gelidoferens DNA region includes the following protein-coding sequences:
- a CDS encoding VIT1/CCC1 transporter family protein translates to MHEVAHAPHTHGPHIEGHFESSEAVRDIVIGLSDGLTVPFALAAGLSGAVASSHIVVLAGLAEIAAGSIAMGLGGYLAARGDAEHYVSERLREEREIVERTRDEEEEIYEIFEHYDVDRASATPVLNALKENPTAWVDFMMRFELGLEEPAANRAHRSALTIAISYIAGGFIPLLPYMLVADNFTALKLSVVITLIALAVFGALKGKLVGTGWLRSALQTVLIGGAAAAVAYTLARLLNAHSTT
- a CDS encoding DUF4337 domain-containing protein; the protein is MEANEVSEFANQMKESGESGGESLKSISLGISILAVLVAMVTVLGHRTHTEAVLMQSRAGDQWNEYQAKKIRMDNLAVTLDLLAMEPTVNATATEAKRKEYEAHIEKWKEDLSEEQDKAREFEAEVTRAEAKASRYDLGEALLQIAVVLCSITLFTRKRAYFLLGLSLGAAGIIVAVSALLVH